The nucleotide window GTGATGTGGAGGTTGTAAGTAAAGCCCTTCAAGGCTTAGCCCTTGGCAGCGAGTACAACATAACAATCTCTGCAATAATTCCAACAACAAATCTGGAAATAGCAAAAAGTGCCGTGGCAGGAGCAGATTTGCTAATAATAGCCACCGATGCAGATAGGGTTGGACGGGAACTGGCAGAGAGAATGTTCAAGGAACTCGGCGAACTCGTTGGGCACGTAGAAAGAATGAAAATACCTATGGGGCACGACCTAGAGCACATAGATGTCGAACTTGTCAGAAAAGAACTCAAGAATACCCTCGTAAGAGCTGGCTTGAAGAGCCTCCAGATTTTGCCGGAATATATGGCATTGAGGAACCAGCTACTTGACCTAAAAGGAAAATACGAAATGCTTTTGCAAGAAAACGAGAATCTCAAAAATGAATACCAGGAACTCGAAAACAAGTACAAAGAACTAATGGAGGAATACGGCAGGCTGGTTGAGGAAAACAACCAGCTGAGAGAATCCCTAAAGAAAAGGGCCAACGTCTTCAAGATAAGTGAAATGTGGAAGAAACTCTTCGGAGAGGCAGAGCCCCCAGAGGAAGAATACATAGCAAGAGCAGTTGAGAAGCTCAACCTCGGCGGAAAAGTCATCGTCGGGCAGGGATACATATATTCGGATGATGAAGACTTAGTAATAGAGCTGCTTAGAATAGTCAACTTAAGCCTCAGCATAGCAGAAAAGGAAGAAAGCAGGAGAGAAGAGCCGGAAGTCAAAGAAGAGGAAGAAACTGCAGAGAAGTTAGAAGGATCCATGGCTGAGTTTGAGGACTTCTAATCCTTTAAAACTTATTTTTGTGGTCTTTATGGACGTTATAGAGGAATTCAAAACGTACCTCGAACTCGAGGGGAAAAGCCCTCATACCGTCAAAATGTATGCTTACTATGTTGAGCGTTTCTTAAAAGAAGCTAAGACTCCAAACTATCGCTCTGCACTCCGATTCTTGGCAAATCTTAAACAAAGCGGGTATTCCAACAAAAGTCTCAACCTTGTGGTTCAAGCACTAAAGGCATACTTTAAGTTCGAAGGGCTCGACGATGAGGCGGAGCGGATGAAGTCCCCAAAAGTGCCCCGAAGCCTGCCAAAAA belongs to Thermococcus bergensis and includes:
- a CDS encoding toprim domain-containing protein, with protein sequence MTIVDVRILVEGASDVEVVSKALQGLALGSEYNITISAIIPTTNLEIAKSAVAGADLLIIATDADRVGRELAERMFKELGELVGHVERMKIPMGHDLEHIDVELVRKELKNTLVRAGLKSLQILPEYMALRNQLLDLKGKYEMLLQENENLKNEYQELENKYKELMEEYGRLVEENNQLRESLKKRANVFKISEMWKKLFGEAEPPEEEYIARAVEKLNLGGKVIVGQGYIYSDDEDLVIELLRIVNLSLSIAEKEESRREEPEVKEEEETAEKLEGSMAEFEDF